A DNA window from Hydractinia symbiolongicarpus strain clone_291-10 chromosome 6, HSymV2.1, whole genome shotgun sequence contains the following coding sequences:
- the LOC130646947 gene encoding von Willebrand factor D and EGF domain-containing protein-like isoform X2, with amino-acid sequence MSVMKLLLIIGLFDVIYAEPCDGYTAVDNYQRSTGYKRPSSSQATTCDRKWQATWYRFTSGAGGEMPTSCPPKYACGSKGSVWLNGTNPTTVGETKKMKACLRAGTICCSRIWEVRVKKCSKNGKEYFVYYLPPTPGCPMRYCAGKETKCAADESSPTGFTPGCSSKYPKLKSDPVISVGVKNKRMQFKCKFDPKERGEHIRHVVTWYQGPPEKRINKEDTLHGNQDEAYLQNNNEYGEKALFCLGQNIYCKVQSHYVATPKLKSIPRKSNEFFAGFKVTPNVIDLSEKDKPRKLTATSTLPIVCQDGTDTCEVRVELGQTNTDSFIDYCTMKFKPGPAGQTHVAEVVAKRDFVDDGDQTMHLKIYIPDHVDPVDWNCYKSITDVLIKTKDVKTKRCTSTGDPHIRTFDGLYYDHYLVGDYVMVESGARLFKVHVRTFRCNTVSCNCGIAVREGDDVIVVDMCRDNTPRARFASTVEPQKGTTIERNNNGKSFVLNFPSGAYVRFDAQHWFRNWYFANIVVQLPSDDYNNTTGLCGTFDSKSGNDMTAKNGVIVPKGRGRTAPKAFTESWKLTVGESLFYYKGGPRKCLATRAKSYCTCQETCCGKRSVNCNFDGYSQRPRYIQGSRGWKSLVFPGRQ; translated from the exons aacCTTGCGATGGATATACTGCAGTTGACAACTATCAAAGAAGTACTGGCTACAAGCGTCCATCTTCAAGTCAGGCCACAACATGTGATCGTAAATGGCAAGCGACGTGGTATCGTTTCACTAGTGGAGCTGGTGGGGAAATGCCGACCTCTTGTCCACCAAAATACGCTTGTG gCTCCAAGGGTTCAGTCTGGTTGAATGGAACAAACCCAACAACAGTaggagaaacaaaaaaaatgaaagcatgTTTGCGAGCAGGTACAATTTGCTGCTCCAGAATTTGGGAAGTGAGAGTGAAAAAATGTTCAAAGAATGGAAaagaatattttgtttattatctTCCACCAACTCCAGGATGTCCAATGCGATATTGCGCCG GAAAAGAGACTAAATGTGCAGCTGATGAATCATCACCAACTGGATTTACTCCAGGCTGCTCAA GTAAATATCCTAAACTAAAAAGTGACCCTGTCATCTCAGTGGgagttaaaaataaacgaatgcagtttaaatgtaaatttgatCCAAAGGAGCGAGGAGAACACATTCGCCATGTCGTAACATGGTACCAAGGTCCACCTGAGAAAAGAATCAACAAAGAAGATACTCTTCATGGGAATCAAGATGAAGCATATTTGCAGAACAACAACGAGTATGGAGAGAAAGCATTGTTTTGTCTTGGTCAGAAT atttattgtAAAGTTCAATCTCATTACGTAGCAACACCAAAACTAAAAAGTATTCCACGAAAAAGTAATGAATTTTTTGCAGGATTTAAG GTTACACCAAATGTGATCGATCTTTCTGAAAAAGACAAACCAAGAAAACTCACTGCAACGTCAACACTACCTATTGTATGCCAAGATGGTACCGACACCTGTGAAGTCCGGGTGGAACTTGGTCAGACAAACACAGATAGTTTTATTGATTATTGCACAATGAAATTTAAACCTGGTCCTGCTGGTCAGACTCATGTAGCGGAAGTTGTCGCAAAACGTGATTTCGTAGATGATGGAGATCAAAcgatgcatttaaaaatttatattcctGACCACGTTGATCCTGTTGATTGGAATTGTTATAAGAGTATCACGGATGTCTTG ATAAAGACAAAAGACGTCAAAACAAAACGCTGCACATCAACTGGTGACCCACACATTCGCACTTTTGATGGATTGTATTATGATCACTATTTGGTTGGCGATTACGTTATGGTCGAAAGTGGAGCACGGTTGTTTAAg GTTCATGTCAGGACTTTCCGTTGTAACACAGTTTCATGCAACTGTGGAATAGCTGTAAGAGaaggtgatgacgtcatcgttgTTGACATGTGTAGAGATAATACTCCACGTGCACGATTTGCCAGCACAGTTGAGCCACAGAAAGGGACCACCATTGAGAGAAATAACAACGGGAAAAGTTTTGTG CTCAACTTTCCCTCCGGTGCGTATGTGAGATTTGATGCACAACATTGGTTTCGTAACTGGTATTTTGCAAACATTGTAGTTCAACTACCTTCTGATGATTACAATAACACAACTGGATTATGTGGAACGTTTGATAGCAAATCAGGAAACGACATGACTGCAAAAAACGGCGTAATTGTACCAAAGGGAAGAGGAAGAACTGCTCCAAAAGCATTCACAGAAAGTTGGAA attgaCAGTTGGTGAAAGTTTGTTCTACTATAAAGGAGGACCTCGTAAGTGTCTAGCTACACGTGCGAAAAGTTATTGCACATGTCAGGAAACCTGTTGCGGAAAGAGAAGTGTCAATTGTAATTTTGATGGATATTCACAACGACCGAGATATATACAAGGTTCTAGAGGCTGGAAAAGTCTGGTCTTTCCAGGTAGACAATAA
- the LOC130646947 gene encoding von Willebrand factor D and EGF domain-containing protein-like isoform X1, with product MGLGTYCNTRGRTKKDSQQYYLEMLFFFFLEPCDGYTAVDNYQRSTGYKRPSSSQATTCDRKWQATWYRFTSGAGGEMPTSCPPKYACGSKGSVWLNGTNPTTVGETKKMKACLRAGTICCSRIWEVRVKKCSKNGKEYFVYYLPPTPGCPMRYCAGKETKCAADESSPTGFTPGCSSKYPKLKSDPVISVGVKNKRMQFKCKFDPKERGEHIRHVVTWYQGPPEKRINKEDTLHGNQDEAYLQNNNEYGEKALFCLGQNIYCKVQSHYVATPKLKSIPRKSNEFFAGFKVTPNVIDLSEKDKPRKLTATSTLPIVCQDGTDTCEVRVELGQTNTDSFIDYCTMKFKPGPAGQTHVAEVVAKRDFVDDGDQTMHLKIYIPDHVDPVDWNCYKSITDVLIKTKDVKTKRCTSTGDPHIRTFDGLYYDHYLVGDYVMVESGARLFKVHVRTFRCNTVSCNCGIAVREGDDVIVVDMCRDNTPRARFASTVEPQKGTTIERNNNGKSFVLNFPSGAYVRFDAQHWFRNWYFANIVVQLPSDDYNNTTGLCGTFDSKSGNDMTAKNGVIVPKGRGRTAPKAFTESWKLTVGESLFYYKGGPRKCLATRAKSYCTCQETCCGKRSVNCNFDGYSQRPRYIQGSRGWKSLVFPGRQ from the exons ATGGGTTTAGGGACCTACTGCAACACACGCGGCCGCACAAAAAAAGATTCTCAGCAATATTatttagaaatgctttttttcttttttttagaacCTTGCGATGGATATACTGCAGTTGACAACTATCAAAGAAGTACTGGCTACAAGCGTCCATCTTCAAGTCAGGCCACAACATGTGATCGTAAATGGCAAGCGACGTGGTATCGTTTCACTAGTGGAGCTGGTGGGGAAATGCCGACCTCTTGTCCACCAAAATACGCTTGTG gCTCCAAGGGTTCAGTCTGGTTGAATGGAACAAACCCAACAACAGTaggagaaacaaaaaaaatgaaagcatgTTTGCGAGCAGGTACAATTTGCTGCTCCAGAATTTGGGAAGTGAGAGTGAAAAAATGTTCAAAGAATGGAAaagaatattttgtttattatctTCCACCAACTCCAGGATGTCCAATGCGATATTGCGCCG GAAAAGAGACTAAATGTGCAGCTGATGAATCATCACCAACTGGATTTACTCCAGGCTGCTCAA GTAAATATCCTAAACTAAAAAGTGACCCTGTCATCTCAGTGGgagttaaaaataaacgaatgcagtttaaatgtaaatttgatCCAAAGGAGCGAGGAGAACACATTCGCCATGTCGTAACATGGTACCAAGGTCCACCTGAGAAAAGAATCAACAAAGAAGATACTCTTCATGGGAATCAAGATGAAGCATATTTGCAGAACAACAACGAGTATGGAGAGAAAGCATTGTTTTGTCTTGGTCAGAAT atttattgtAAAGTTCAATCTCATTACGTAGCAACACCAAAACTAAAAAGTATTCCACGAAAAAGTAATGAATTTTTTGCAGGATTTAAG GTTACACCAAATGTGATCGATCTTTCTGAAAAAGACAAACCAAGAAAACTCACTGCAACGTCAACACTACCTATTGTATGCCAAGATGGTACCGACACCTGTGAAGTCCGGGTGGAACTTGGTCAGACAAACACAGATAGTTTTATTGATTATTGCACAATGAAATTTAAACCTGGTCCTGCTGGTCAGACTCATGTAGCGGAAGTTGTCGCAAAACGTGATTTCGTAGATGATGGAGATCAAAcgatgcatttaaaaatttatattcctGACCACGTTGATCCTGTTGATTGGAATTGTTATAAGAGTATCACGGATGTCTTG ATAAAGACAAAAGACGTCAAAACAAAACGCTGCACATCAACTGGTGACCCACACATTCGCACTTTTGATGGATTGTATTATGATCACTATTTGGTTGGCGATTACGTTATGGTCGAAAGTGGAGCACGGTTGTTTAAg GTTCATGTCAGGACTTTCCGTTGTAACACAGTTTCATGCAACTGTGGAATAGCTGTAAGAGaaggtgatgacgtcatcgttgTTGACATGTGTAGAGATAATACTCCACGTGCACGATTTGCCAGCACAGTTGAGCCACAGAAAGGGACCACCATTGAGAGAAATAACAACGGGAAAAGTTTTGTG CTCAACTTTCCCTCCGGTGCGTATGTGAGATTTGATGCACAACATTGGTTTCGTAACTGGTATTTTGCAAACATTGTAGTTCAACTACCTTCTGATGATTACAATAACACAACTGGATTATGTGGAACGTTTGATAGCAAATCAGGAAACGACATGACTGCAAAAAACGGCGTAATTGTACCAAAGGGAAGAGGAAGAACTGCTCCAAAAGCATTCACAGAAAGTTGGAA attgaCAGTTGGTGAAAGTTTGTTCTACTATAAAGGAGGACCTCGTAAGTGTCTAGCTACACGTGCGAAAAGTTATTGCACATGTCAGGAAACCTGTTGCGGAAAGAGAAGTGTCAATTGTAATTTTGATGGATATTCACAACGACCGAGATATATACAAGGTTCTAGAGGCTGGAAAAGTCTGGTCTTTCCAGGTAGACAATAA